From the Longibacter salinarum genome, one window contains:
- a CDS encoding PepSY-associated TM helix domain-containing protein, which yields MPTIRQLSSTIHLWTGLALSGIVILLSVTGSVLVFKDTIDAWMRPDLYEVESAGEQSVGRAVHAIPNVADGESPWLIELSGHRDTPVVVWMGQGEEHVFVDPYRQTVLGRRAPDAGFVNTLFDLHAELMAGRTGGIIVGVSGLLLVLVSLTGLVLWWPRRLRALRAALVVVWKKGWKRLNYDLHRAGGFYTLGFVLLTATTGAALIFYTSTQELTNTATGSPAWPPAPPTVDTPVSFSPTAIDAALDSARSALPGATASFVYAPAAPEAPLTVRLQAPGEWHPNGRSFVHIASDGSVLRVDDARSAPVGSRIMHATYPLHIGAVGGPVVRWLYVLLGLAPAVLSITGTIIWYRRWKRTVPDQGGDSAPDAEAPVPVRAARLPE from the coding sequence GTGCCGACGATCCGTCAGCTTTCGTCAACCATCCACCTCTGGACCGGCCTCGCCCTGAGTGGAATCGTGATTCTGCTCAGCGTGACCGGAAGTGTCCTCGTATTTAAGGACACGATCGATGCGTGGATGCGCCCCGATCTGTACGAGGTCGAATCGGCGGGAGAGCAGTCGGTGGGCCGAGCAGTGCATGCCATCCCCAACGTTGCCGACGGCGAGTCTCCGTGGCTGATCGAGCTTTCCGGTCACCGGGACACGCCGGTGGTCGTCTGGATGGGGCAAGGAGAAGAGCACGTCTTTGTGGACCCGTACCGGCAGACCGTTCTGGGCCGCCGTGCTCCCGATGCCGGCTTCGTGAACACGCTGTTCGACCTCCACGCCGAGTTGATGGCGGGCCGCACCGGTGGCATCATCGTTGGCGTGAGCGGACTGCTTCTCGTGCTGGTGTCGCTGACGGGCCTTGTCCTCTGGTGGCCACGACGCCTCCGTGCACTTCGTGCGGCGCTCGTGGTCGTCTGGAAAAAGGGATGGAAGCGGCTAAACTACGACTTGCATCGTGCCGGCGGGTTTTACACCCTCGGTTTCGTGCTGTTAACCGCGACTACGGGCGCTGCGCTGATCTTCTATACCAGCACGCAGGAGCTCACGAACACGGCCACAGGCTCACCGGCTTGGCCCCCGGCGCCCCCGACCGTGGATACGCCGGTCTCGTTTTCGCCAACAGCAATCGACGCGGCCCTCGACTCCGCCCGCAGCGCTCTTCCGGGAGCCACCGCCTCATTCGTGTACGCCCCGGCCGCACCGGAGGCACCGCTCACGGTCCGGCTTCAGGCGCCCGGCGAGTGGCATCCGAACGGACGAAGCTTCGTGCATATCGCGAGCGATGGCTCCGTGCTCCGCGTGGACGACGCGCGGTCGGCGCCCGTTGGCTCTCGCATCATGCACGCCACGTACCCGCTGCACATCGGCGCGGTCGGCGGACCGGTCGTCCGCTGGCTCTACGTCCTTCTCGGCCTCGCGCCAGCGGTGCTCTCGATTACCGGTACGATCATCTGGTATCGGCGGTGGAAGCGTACCGTTCCGGACCAAGGAGGGGATTCGGCGCCGGATGCTGAAGCGCCCGTGCCGGTTCGTGCGGCGCGATTGCCGGAGTAG
- a CDS encoding TonB-dependent receptor — MLSHTLRHFVLLVGCLALTGLATVTAQDASVVGTVVDDSEAPVPGANVLIQSTERALQRGTTTDSDGAFSIKDLPAGTYTLRASFVGYTPVTERFTLQAGETHTVDIVLAAQRYGMNEVVISATRGEEALRSVPTSMSVLGPETMDAQLKLTTDVGKLLSQNVPGMAPATHTLSNYGQTLRGRSLFVLVDGVPQSAPLRNVLRDLHSIDPSAVERIEVVRGASATYGYGGNGGLVNFITKRPDHPGVHGEAEIGLQGQPSNVESSASGRLRGQVEVKEGDYDGLISATYEQIGYAFDGEGDRIPQDPQGQGGRAGSDVFNVLARGGVDLTSQQRLDLSANLYSAHQNLEYLTVPGTPDSAKARASAAGDIPGKDPGTLNLVANAQYSHDEVDALFDSRVGAQVFLQDYETRFTFASFYPDGGGQSVLESTKIGARADVETPVDVLSGADLTWGADLLSDRTKQPLEDGRSYVPPIHQWSAAPFAQLELTLVDGLELHGGARYESFWLSVDDFTTLFGGRDIEGGNLNYDAFVFNAGFVASLDQVDLFGNFSQGYSVADVGRVLRSPPDTTAFTVESLRPEAQKVNSYELGLRGGTDNVSASVTGFLNTSEFGSTLSDFPELQLVRAPERIYGIEATLDARFNPMRIGGTATFLEGKTDTDDDGDYETYLPGSRIPPAKLTGYVAYVPSDLWQVRAQVLHSGSRDRFDGSAATAFGQGDVDAYTVFDLSASVEAGPGTVGIGIENVFDTFYFPAISQWYNLGSGYAAAPGRQVRLSYTVRW, encoded by the coding sequence ATGCTATCCCACACGCTTCGGCATTTCGTACTGCTTGTCGGTTGCCTTGCCCTGACAGGACTCGCCACCGTTACCGCCCAGGATGCGTCGGTTGTCGGCACGGTCGTCGATGACTCCGAGGCACCGGTCCCCGGTGCGAACGTTCTGATCCAGTCAACGGAACGTGCACTTCAGCGCGGAACGACGACGGATAGCGACGGCGCGTTTTCCATCAAAGACCTTCCCGCCGGCACGTACACGCTGCGTGCGTCCTTCGTCGGCTACACTCCGGTGACAGAGCGCTTCACGCTTCAAGCTGGCGAGACTCATACGGTCGACATCGTTCTCGCAGCCCAGCGATACGGGATGAACGAGGTCGTTATCAGCGCTACGCGCGGGGAGGAGGCACTTCGTTCGGTACCCACCTCCATGAGTGTTCTCGGTCCGGAGACGATGGACGCGCAGTTGAAGCTCACGACGGACGTCGGCAAACTGCTCTCGCAGAATGTCCCCGGGATGGCACCGGCCACACACACGCTCAGCAACTACGGCCAGACCCTCCGCGGCCGCTCGCTCTTTGTGCTTGTGGATGGCGTGCCGCAGTCGGCTCCGCTCCGTAACGTGCTCCGCGACCTCCACTCGATCGATCCCAGCGCCGTGGAACGCATCGAGGTCGTTCGTGGCGCCAGCGCGACGTACGGATACGGCGGCAACGGCGGGCTCGTAAACTTCATCACGAAGCGCCCGGACCACCCTGGCGTCCACGGCGAGGCGGAAATCGGCCTGCAGGGACAGCCTTCAAATGTAGAAAGCAGCGCCTCCGGCCGCCTGCGCGGACAGGTCGAGGTAAAAGAGGGTGACTACGACGGTCTGATCAGTGCAACCTACGAACAGATCGGATATGCCTTCGACGGAGAAGGCGATCGCATTCCGCAGGACCCACAGGGTCAGGGCGGGCGCGCCGGGAGCGATGTATTCAACGTTCTCGCACGGGGTGGCGTCGATCTCACGTCGCAGCAGCGCCTGGACCTGTCCGCCAACCTGTACAGTGCGCACCAAAACCTGGAGTACCTGACGGTACCCGGCACGCCGGATTCGGCGAAGGCTCGCGCGTCTGCGGCCGGCGACATCCCCGGCAAGGACCCCGGCACGCTCAACCTGGTCGCAAACGCGCAGTACTCGCATGACGAAGTCGACGCCCTCTTCGACAGCCGCGTCGGCGCACAGGTCTTCCTGCAGGACTACGAGACGCGCTTCACCTTCGCCTCCTTCTACCCGGACGGCGGCGGTCAATCCGTGCTTGAGTCGACGAAGATCGGTGCACGCGCCGATGTCGAAACGCCGGTTGATGTCCTCAGCGGGGCCGACCTCACCTGGGGAGCCGACCTTCTGAGTGACCGAACCAAGCAGCCGCTCGAAGACGGCCGCTCCTACGTTCCGCCGATTCACCAGTGGAGCGCCGCCCCCTTCGCCCAGCTCGAACTGACCCTCGTAGACGGCCTCGAACTGCACGGAGGTGCACGCTACGAATCGTTCTGGCTCTCCGTCGATGACTTCACGACGCTATTCGGTGGCCGCGACATCGAGGGAGGCAATCTGAACTACGACGCCTTCGTCTTCAACGCCGGCTTCGTTGCCTCCCTCGATCAGGTTGACCTGTTCGGCAACTTCTCGCAGGGGTACTCCGTCGCCGACGTGGGCCGCGTTCTCCGCTCGCCGCCGGACACGACGGCTTTCACCGTCGAATCACTGCGTCCGGAAGCGCAGAAGGTGAACAGCTACGAACTCGGCCTCCGTGGCGGTACGGACAATGTGAGCGCCTCCGTCACCGGCTTCCTGAACACGTCCGAGTTCGGCTCGACGCTGAGCGACTTCCCGGAGCTCCAGCTGGTTCGCGCGCCGGAGCGGATTTACGGAATCGAAGCCACCCTGGACGCCCGATTCAACCCGATGCGCATCGGCGGGACAGCGACGTTCCTCGAAGGCAAAACGGACACGGATGACGACGGCGACTACGAGACCTACCTGCCGGGCAGCCGCATCCCTCCGGCGAAACTAACGGGCTACGTCGCGTACGTGCCGAGCGACTTGTGGCAGGTGCGCGCGCAGGTTCTCCACTCCGGATCGCGGGATCGCTTCGATGGATCGGCGGCGACAGCCTTCGGCCAGGGCGATGTCGACGCCTACACGGTCTTCGACCTCTCTGCCTCCGTTGAGGCCGGACCGGGAACGGTCGGGATCGGGATCGAGAACGTCTTCGACACCTTCTACTTCCCGGCGATCTCGCAGTGGTACAACCTCGGCTCCGGATACGCTGCCGCACCGGGACGTCAGGTTCGCCTCTCGTACACCGTGCGCTGGTAA